The Apium graveolens cultivar Ventura chromosome 11, ASM990537v1, whole genome shotgun sequence genome has a window encoding:
- the LOC141695965 gene encoding uncharacterized protein LOC141695965 — translation MPNGVGSIKGSQYDSRECYRQAMKGFRKDSHADDTPDVDREKSIEQPTKEIRVHYYVEQEEEHPSELPPTMLYLEDAIRIEMLEEEGAMDTIVQADFHEERASLPAKHTEEVDDSTTQGTPPKGDAPSLQDQEIYDSPDLDPRIPMPTEKMGPAEDTIEILVDEQDPSKVLRIGSQLASKLKEGLSIFLLANLDVFAWSHSDMVGIDPEVMCHRLNIDLKHKGVRQKRRAVSGERDVALAEKVERLLDVGLIRESFYPEWLANPLLVKKPNGKWRMCVDFTDLNKACPKDSFPLPRIDQLVDATAGHALLSFMDAYSGYNQILMYEPDQEHTSFITDRGLYCYIEMPFGLINAGATYQRLVNKMFKKQIGKTIEVYVDDMLVKSKRVEDHVADLTEMFHILRKYRMKLNPQKCVFGVESGKFLGFMVNHRGIEANPAKIKALLDMKSPTSVKQVQSLTGRIAALNRFVSKSSDRCKEFFKVIKGKGKDFLWTPDCEEAFLKIKEQMGNPPMLAKPEDGETLILYLAVSEYSVSAVLVKEEAIHQWPVYYVSKRLLDAETRYTNMEKLVYALILAARKLRPYFQAHRIEVRTAYPLQHILHKPESSGRMLKWAVELGQFDLEYCPCTAIKGQALADFVLEFDEEVDDKAIVLAEPTSQESHQDEKKQEPPHPWWTLHVDGAVNNNGSGAEIVLITPEGHRLMSDIHFKFYATNNNAEYEALINGLKLALKVGAVNLIVRSDFELVANQVNGGFQARGPRTELYMRCAKRLLGKFLSARLESVPREENSNADALAKMGSQMDSVQLGQIPLGIQEVPSERNMS, via the exons ATGCCAAATGGAGTGGGAAGTATAAAGGGTTCCCAGTATGACTCACGGGAGTGCTACAGGCAGGCAATGAAAGGTTTTAGAAAAGACTCCCACGCCGATGATACTCCGGACGTGGATCGGGAAAAAAGCATTGAGCAACCAACCAAGGAAATCCGAGTTCACTATTATGTTGAGCAAGAAGAAGAACATCCCTCTGAGTTGCCCCCGACAATGTTGTACTTGGAAGACGCAATCAGAATCGAGATGTTGGAAGAAGAAGGGGCAATGGATACCATAGTCCAAGCAGATTTCCATGAGGAAC GAGCATCCTTGCCCGCAAAACATACTGAAGAAGTTGATGACTCCACTACGCAAGGTACACCTCCTAAAGGGGATGCACCCTCTCTACAAGACCAGGAGATCTATGATTCCCCTGACTTGGATCCTCGGATACCAATGCCGACGGAAAAGATGGGGCCAGCAGAAGATACGATCGAAATCCTTGTTGATGAACAAGACCCGAGTAAGGTTCTGAGAATAGGATCCCAATTGGCATCAAAGTTAAAGGAAGGTCTTTCAATATTTCTGTTGGCAAAccttgatgtatttgcatggagcCATTCTGATATGGTGGGGATTGATCCAGAAGTAATGTGTCACCGATTGAATATCGACCTCAAGCATAAGGGAGTTCGACAAAAGCGAAGGGCCGTAAGCGGAGAGAGAGATGTAGCCCTGGCAGAGAAAGTAGAGAGGCTCCTAGACGTCGGACTAATTCGGGAATCTTTCTACCCAGAATGGCTAGCAAACCCGTTGTTGGTAAAAAAGCCCAACGGCAAATGGAGAATGTGCGTGGACTTCACCGACCTGAATAAAGCATGCCCGAAAGATAGTTTTCCCCTAccaagaattgatcagttggtcgaCGCCACGGCAGGACATGCTCTGCTCAGCttcatggatgcatactccggGTATAACCAGATCCTTATGTATGAGCCTGACCAGGAGCACACCTCTTTTATCACTGATAGAGGGCTCTACTGCTATATCGAAATGCCATTTGGTCTGATCAACGCCGGTGCCACTtaccaaaggttggtaaacaaaatgttCAAGAAGCAGATTGGGAAGACTATAgaagtgtatgtggatgacatgctCGTGAAGTCGAAAAGGGTAGAAGATCACGTCGCCGACTTAACTGAAATGTTccatattctgagaaaatatagGATGAAACTAAACCCGCAGAAGTGCGTGTTCGGCGTAGAGTCGGGGAAATTCTTGGGATTCATGGTCAACCACCGGGGGATTGAGGCTAACCCGGCGAAAATAAAAGCTCTGCTAGACATGAAATCTCCAACCAGCGTCAAGCAGGTACAGAGTCTGACAGGAAGGATCGCGGCCCTAAATCGATTTGTGTCAAAGTCGTCGGATAGGTGCAAAGAATTCTTCAAAGTAATTAAAGGGAAAGGGAAGGATTTTCTGTGGACCCCGGACTGTGAAGAAgcttttctgaaaatcaaagaaCAAATGGGAAATCCTCCGATGTTGGCCAAGCCAGAAGACGGAGAAACATTAATTCTGTACTTGGCGGTGTCTGAATATTCCGTCAGTGCCGTATTAGTAAAGGAAGAAGCAATCCACCAGTGGCctgtatactatgtaagcaaaAGGTTGTTGGACGCAGAAACCAGGTATACCAACATGGAAAAACTAGTGTACGCTCTTATTCTTGCGGCACGAAAGCTAAGGCCGTATTTTCAGGCTCACCGAATAGAAGTTCGCACCGCTTATCCGCTCCAGCATATTCTACATAAACCCGAATCGTCAGGGAGAATGTTAAAATGGGCCGTAGAGCTAGGGCAATTTGATTTGGAATATTGTCCTTGCACGGCAATCAAAGGACAAGCGCTGGCTGATTTCGTACTTGAGTTCGATGAAGAAGTTGATGATAAGGCCATAGTGCTGGCAGAACCAACCTCGCAAGAAAGTCATCAGGATGAAAAGAAGCAAGAACCCCCCCACCCTTGGTGGACATTACATGTGGACGGAGCCGTAAACAACAACGGGTCAGGTGCCGAGATAGTCTTGATCACTCCGGAGGGGCACCGCTTGATGAgtgatatccatttcaagttttatgctACCAACAATAATGCTGAGTATGAAGCCTTGATTAACGGTCTGAAGTTAGCTCTGAAGGTAGGGGCCGTGAATTTGATAGTTCGAAGTGATTTCGAATTAGTTGCCAATCAAGTAAACGGAGGATTCCAAGCCCGGGGACCGCGGACAGAGCTATATATGAGATGTGCAAAACGCCTACTGGGAAAATTTTTAAGTGCCAGACTGGAAAGTGTTCCGCGAGAAGAGAATAGTAATGCGGATGCTTTGGCCAAGATGGGTTCACAGATGGACAGCGTTCAACTTGGACAAATCCCTTTGGGAATCCAGGAAGTTCcaagtgaaaggaatatgtcctaa